The nucleotide sequence TTTCTAAGGTCATCATTATCTTCTACCACTAGTATTTTACTGTCACTCAAACTATTAAGCTCATCCTGAAGGGCGTCGTCCTTGTCTATTAATGTAGGATCAACAATGACGCGCTGGGATTCTTTCTCAGTAAAGGCTTCCTTATAATTTTTAAGGATCATGGTAAAAATGGTTCCTTCATTTTCCTTGCTGGTAAATGAAATGGTACCACCACTTTTTTCAATAAGCTTTTGAACCATTACCAGACCAAGTCCTGTACCTGGCCGCTGACTATTGACTGCGTTGTTGGCTCGGTAATAATTTTTCAAAATAAACTTTTGCTGGTCTTTAGGGATACCAATTCCTTGATCTACAATTTGGATTTTAAGGTCTCCATTTTGAACATTACTTAAGAAGATATCGATGTGGTCGCCGTCATTACTGTATTTGATCGCATTGGAAAGAATATTCAATACTACCTTGTCCAAAATATCTCGATCGTGGTAAAAGTGACTATTAGTAAGGTCTGTATTTAAGGAAATGCTGATGTTCCTTTCTTGGGTCATAGGTTTAAAATCGTCAACAAGCTCACTCACGTGATGCTTGATATCAAATTCCTTTAAATGCTGTTCAATGCTGTTTTGGGATGTCACCTTGTGAAAATTGAGCAACTGTTCAAACAAGGAATTGATGCGCTGCACCGTTTTCTTGATTCTTTTTCTGGATTCATCCTTATCTGGAGATTCTGTAGTGACTCTGTCCAACGAGGACATAAGAACAGCTAGTGGTGTTTTAATCTCGTGAGTGATATTATTGAAAAAGGCAATCTGCTCATCAGCATTTTTCTTTTTGATCAATATCCTGGTAAAATGAAAAATGATGTAACTGAAAAAACAAAACAAAATCACGTAGGTGACGATCGCGAGATTAGTCAAATACCATGGCGGACTGATGGTGATTTTTAATTCCTTGATAGAGCTTTGCTTACCGTACTTATTAATGGCGCGTACCTTAAATACATAATCTCCATATTCTAGATTGGTATAGGTGGCAAAGTTCTGGCTGTCTGGTTGGGACCAATTCTTATCAAAACCTTCCAGCATAAATTGATAGGTAATGGTTTCTGGATGTTGAAAGGTGATCCCGACAAAACTGATTTCGATGGAATTTTGATCGGGTCCCAACGATAATGTCTCCAGCTGATTAAGATTTGTGGACAACGGTGATTCTCCAACATCGATTTTTTCATTGCTGATGAATAACTCATCCAGCTCGATGTTAGGAACTTGAGCAGTGATGGGTATCTCTCTGGGTTGGAAAATTATGGCGCCGTCTGTAGAGCCAAAAGCTAATTTCCCGTTTTGAAGTTGCGTCGCACTATTAAATATGAACTCATTATTTAGGCTACCGTCAAAATTATCATACGTAAAGACCTGAGTATTTCCGGGTGTATTGATTAACCGCGCCAGACCTCTTGTGGTGGAAGCCCATAATTCAGAGTCATTGACATTCAAGAATGCTAAAACCGTATTTGACGGCATACCATCTTTGATACTAATCGAACTTAGATTCCCTGAAGGGTCGATTCTTACAATTCCAGCACCATTACTGGCGAGATAGTAGTTGCCATTGGTGCTAATCGCATCCTGCAGATTAGAGAATTTTACGGCCTCGCTAGACTTAAGGTCACCTATGCTTTTAAACTCTTGTGTCTTAGGGTTGATTTTAAATACCTCTAACCGAGTCACAAGTAAAATTTCAGTGCTGCTTACTTCACGTAGGGCACGACCATTAGGTATTGGGATGGTCTCAATTATTGCGTCATTTCTAAAAATAGCCGTCGTACCTCGCAGTCCTGTTGTGAGCACATCACCATTTTCCGATATCAAAATATCATAAATGATGCTTGCCGCGTTGGAATTTTCAAAAGCCTGTGATAAGTCGGTAATCGATAGGGTTCGAGAATTTATCTTGAAAAAACCGTGATTATATGTTCCTATATAAACATTTTCATTTTGTACAGCTAGAGCTGTCACAATCGTATTGGTTCCAGACCTGTTTAAGGAAGTGAGATGCGTCCATTTTTGAGTTGCGACTTCAAGAACGCTAATCCCTTTTTTCGTGCCGAACCAGATATTTCCCTGCTGGTCTTCGACTACGCTTCTTACATAATTGGATTTAAGGCTGTTATCATTATTAAGTTCATGTTTATAAATGGAAAATGGTGACTTAGGTCGCATGGCAAGCACGCCGCCGCCATAGGTTGTTACCCAGTATCGCTCGTCTTTTCCTTTTATTATTTTATAAACACCATCATTAGAAATGGAATTAGGGTCATCTTCATCACTATTATAGACTTGACGTAAACTGAAGTCATTAGATAACTCATATACACCGCTTCCATCAAGGCCTAAATAATAGGCGCCGCTATCAAAAATCAAGGATCGAACATTACCT is from Nonlabens sp. YIK11 and encodes:
- a CDS encoding ATP-binding protein, with translation MRFPIIITFILLISVSNGVWAQDEMIFEPLTGKETIGQSITYDIIQEESGMLWIATEEGVLKHNSIDFTIYNTNKGLEKTLGNQVSQIFQDQNGEIWIGTSKGIGRYNVVKDIFESVDYSGNVVPTLVTSIVQHPENGIYALDYNGLWRYDESSQQMVQKVANSSMVDMAIFDNVQYLISSNTIYRYDDNLNALQEIYTAAGEEYSFISQANGMLFIGTADGELLQWDRNKLVSLFKGTGNVRSLIFDSGAYYLGLDGSGVYELSNDFSLRQVYNSDEDDPNSISNDGVYKIIKGKDERYWVTTYGGGVLAMRPKSPFSIYKHELNNDNSLKSNYVRSVVEDQQGNIWFGTKKGISVLEVATQKWTHLTSLNRSGTNTIVTALAVQNENVYIGTYNHGFFKINSRTLSITDLSQAFENSNAASIIYDILISENGDVLTTGLRGTTAIFRNDAIIETIPIPNGRALREVSSTEILLVTRLEVFKINPKTQEFKSIGDLKSSEAVKFSNLQDAISTNGNYYLASNGAGIVRIDPSGNLSSISIKDGMPSNTVLAFLNVNDSELWASTTRGLARLINTPGNTQVFTYDNFDGSLNNEFIFNSATQLQNGKLAFGSTDGAIIFQPREIPITAQVPNIELDELFISNEKIDVGESPLSTNLNQLETLSLGPDQNSIEISFVGITFQHPETITYQFMLEGFDKNWSQPDSQNFATYTNLEYGDYVFKVRAINKYGKQSSIKELKITISPPWYLTNLAIVTYVILFCFFSYIIFHFTRILIKKKNADEQIAFFNNITHEIKTPLAVLMSSLDRVTTESPDKDESRKRIKKTVQRINSLFEQLLNFHKVTSQNSIEQHLKEFDIKHHVSELVDDFKPMTQERNISISLNTDLTNSHFYHDRDILDKVVLNILSNAIKYSNDGDHIDIFLSNVQNGDLKIQIVDQGIGIPKDQQKFILKNYYRANNAVNSQRPGTGLGLVMVQKLIEKSGGTISFTSKENEGTIFTMILKNYKEAFTEKESQRVIVDPTLIDKDDALQDELNSLSDSKILVVEDNDDLRNLMVENLARYFQVFEAANGEEGLEVAHQQFPDLILTDLIMPVMDGMEMSRKLKGDINLNHIPVFMLTVLQNSTQKLDSLQSGITEYLEKPVNYKLLLAKIINTLNYQKQLRKRYMQEKDSNNAAIFKNEKDQEFLQNLEKNIIDHLDNDEFTVHDLAAKMGMSRTSLYMKLKNLVDLSPQDFIITTKLKLAKKLLIETDLSIKEVAFRCGFTSPKYFSTSFKKFYDMTPTGFLDSLK